The following is a genomic window from Euwallacea similis isolate ESF13 chromosome 4, ESF131.1, whole genome shotgun sequence.
TAAAATGTCTGTTGAGTATATGAGCTTTTCAGCTCATGCTGATGCCAAAGGTCTGTCTCAATTTCAAGCAGGTTTTTGAggttttaataaatgttttccaGGAATAATGCAACTGATACAGTATTGTGAACCTAGGAATGTGATGCTAGTGCATGGGGAGGCCgaaaaaattgcctttttaaaggaaaaaattcagCAGGAGTTCAGCATTACCTGCTACAATCCTGCCAATGGTAAGTGTATGAAATTGACGGGCAGAAGAATCATAAATGGAGGTTTTAAGAAGATAACTCCTTTATATACACGTATTAAGTCTTGAATTCAGCTTTGGTAATTTCCAGGCGAAACCAACATCATCTCAACTCCAGTAAAAATCCCCATAGATATCTCCCTCCCCTTGCTCAAATCCGAagcgaaaaaatttaatgcccTCCCTCCAGACCCGAAACGGCGCCGCATAATGCACGGCGTCCTAGTGATGAAGGACAACAACGTTTGCTTAATGGACGTGGACGATGCTTGCAAAGAAGCCGGCATCAACAGACATGTCATCAGATTCACCTCTACAGTATCCATAAACGACAGCGGCCCTTCAGTCTCCACTGCCCATAAACTGCATTCGTTTTTAAGCGGAAAACTGCCCCAATGGCCAGTAAGTTTCTCAGAAGGGGAAATTTCAGTTGAGTCAGTTTTGGTGAAGGTTGAAGGGGATGAGGATGAGGCACAGAAGGTAGTTTACGTGTCTTGGACCAATCAGGACGAGGATTTGGGCAGTTACATTTTGGGACTTATTAATGTGATGGGGCAGTGAAAAGGCATAACTGAATGTGGATTGTGTTGATGTCTCAACTGTGATTATTTTGCCGAATGTAGCAAAAATATCAGATTAAGTTTGTTTAACGTTTAAGAatgtattaaatataaaataaagtgcATTTTGTAGTATCTTACTTTATTGGGGTAGGAGTTGACAGATGAagaaaacttttctttcaCCATTCTATCAAGATTCGAATAATTTAGTATCGTCGTCATTatataatgtattatttattgaaatagttATTACACAGATGATTTAAATAACTTCtcaaagtataaaaaatattgtcaaattCTATAAAACAAATCTCTTTTACCATAATGCTTGAGATGCCCATATCATTTTGTGGACtgaattatttctatttttgccTTAACTTTAGCGATACTGGACAGTACATTTAGTTATTTTCCATGGAAAATGATGGTTAACAATGATAAATTGCTTTGAGGGgacatattttgaaattttcttgacaTGATGATCATAAAAGCCACACTATATGGAACAGacttttattacataaaatgtACAACTaccaataaaaactttcaattgCCAAGTATTTAAAACGACTTATACTTAATAGAAGAATACgcaaaaatagcaaaaagtTGCCCTGTACAAAGGGACAATCACAGCGAAACATTTTGGTTTACCAATGACATACACGCGCTCAtacatttttcgatttttttgtttttcattacaaaaataacaataaaaatatttgagatcAAAAGTTTCCTTATAATATAACATCAAATGGCGCCCCAAAATGTTGTCAATTTAACTTCATCTTACCTAGTTTAGAGCCAACTTACTGAAGTGTTGTTTTCACCAGGAGCATATTTTTAGCAACTTTATGGCCCTGTTAAACTTCAATAACTTGGCCTTTTATGCGTCTAGAAAAATTAACTGTTCACTGATTGCCAGTTAAGCTTTATTACTGTCAATGAGAGGGGCTATAGTCTATgttatgatgatgatgataaattaatgttaattaatcATACTATAGTACAgcaaaatatgatttaattttcacaatttataCTCTaccattaaaacaattaagtGTGTTTAAATTaggttaaaataattaaataaaaagaaagttttgtaAACACTTCTATACCAGGAAATTGATTTCTTATAGGGAGGACCATTTGAAGCATTGCCCACCTATTAGATTTTCATGTAAcagtgtttaaatttgaaaaaaaaggaatgaaTACATTCTTGACAATGACTAATTGAGACTAATCCCACATTTAGTTCTTCTACTTAATAATAACTCTAGGACTATGTCTTTAATAATCTGCAACTATTTCCAGATGGATTTGACAATAATGATGTCATCTTTTGTACACAAATTTActacttaataaataaataaataaacaaataacagCCAAATGTACAATTGCACTAAATCCatctgcaaatatttttatataaaaaaagaaagtattAGTAGTACTAATTAATCTGAACACACAAAAACAGGAGTATCAACATTCATGGGGGGTGACACATGTCCATTTATATAAGACACCTCGACTACACTTTCACCATCACCCACCAGGCTTCCAGCTCCACTTGATTCACTGCTGCTCACTGAAGAACTAGAACTACATGAATCACTCGAGTCTGTCTCTGAGTCTTCACTGTCACAATTGCTCTTTTGCTTGGTCTCCAACTTAACTTTTAAAGCCTCAATTTCCTTTTGCAAAGCCTCTTTTTCACCACAACACTTGTCCAATTCTTTTTGAAGACGAGTAATGGTGTCTTCTAGGTCTCGGTTCTTTAATGAGTTACGATTATCTAATGCTAAGTACTCATTAATGAGCTCTTGcttggacattttttgtagTTGTTCAGTTTGGATGCTCTGGTATTGATCATTAAAATCCTGCATTAAGAACTCATCTTCATCATCTGGTGAGGAGTAAAATTCCTCTCCATCAGAATCAATGCTAAAGCTTGAGTCTCGAGTTTGGGTTACTACTGAAGAGGTGGAAGCTTGGTCAATGTTTTTGAGTCTCTCATCGAGCTCTTCAAAACCCCCATGATCTTCAAAGAGAAATTGATTGTCATTGTGGGGGGCCTCGGGCTTTACAATTCGAGGTTTCATCACTTTGCGGCTCTTCCCTCCGTATTTCTGGTAAGGGGCTTTGCGTTTGGATTTCCCGCGTCTGGTTTTGCGCTTCTTGGGGGGCGCTTCGGCCATCTTCGGCTCTGCCGAGCCATTGGTTGCGCGCGCGTCGCTCCGCGGGAGGACGTCATCCTGGGGACCTGCAGCAGCGTCGTACGGTTT
Proteins encoded in this region:
- the Hexim gene encoding protein HEXIM1 gives rise to the protein MSEKSEVINGENAVSKPYDAAAGPQDDVLPRSDARATNGSAEPKMAEAPPKKRKTRRGKSKRKAPYQKYGGKSRKVMKPRIVKPEAPHNDNQFLFEDHGGFEELDERLKNIDQASTSSVVTQTRDSSFSIDSDGEEFYSSPDDEDEFLMQDFNDQYQSIQTEQLQKMSKQELINEYLALDNRNSLKNRDLEDTITRLQKELDKCCGEKEALQKEIEALKVKLETKQKSNCDSEDSETDSSDSCSSSSSVSSSESSGAGSLVGDGESVVEVSYINGHVSPPMNVDTPVFVCSD